One window of the Marmota flaviventris isolate mMarFla1 chromosome 2, mMarFla1.hap1, whole genome shotgun sequence genome contains the following:
- the Dbndd2 gene encoding dysbindin domain-containing protein 2 isoform X2, translating to MRAGNFLPALQVRVVALHGAASGRRASAERVCPPLPLPHFRLPPLPRSRLPGPVVQLEPETPLLGCWLLWGSRGPGPTVVFLNFTAVLVLLIIFPGADMDPNPRATLERQQLRLRERQKFFEDILQPETEFVFPLSHLHLESQRPPIGSISSMEVNVDTLEQVELIDLGDQDGTDVFLPCEDPPPTPQTSGVDDHLEELSLPLPAPDRTTSRTSSLSSDSSTNLHSPNPSDGGADTPLAQSDEEEDGGDRGAEPGTCS from the exons atgcgTGCCGGTAACTTTTTGCCGGCCTTGCAAGTGCGAGTAGTCGCGCTCCACGGAGCTGCCTCCGGCCGCCGGGCGAGCGCAGAGCGAGTGTGCCCGCcgctgcccctcccccacttccgCCTCCCGCCTCTTCCTCGTTCCCGGCTCCCAGGGCC AGTCGTCCAGCTGGAACCAGAAACCCCACTGCTGGGATGCTGGCTGCTGTGGGGTTCCCGAGGCCCAGGTCCCACTGTTGTTTTTCTCAACTTCACAGCTGTACTTGTCTTGCTTATTATCTTTCCAGGGGCTGACATGGACCCAAATCCTCGGGCAACCCTGGAGCGGCAACAGCTCCGCCTTCGGGAGAGGCAGAAATTCTTCGAGGACATTTTACAGCCAGAGACAGAATTTGTCTTCCCTCTGTCCCACCTGCATCTTGAGTCACAGAGGC CCCCCATAGGTAGTATCTCATCCATGGAAGTGAATGTAGACACACTGGAACAAGTAGAACTTATTGATCTCGGGGATCAGGATGGAACAGACGTGTTCTTGCCTTGTGAAGATCCTCCACCAACGCCCCAGACTTCTG GGGTGGATGACCATCTAGAGGAGCTGAGCCTGCCATTGCCAGCGCCAGACAGGACTACATCCCGGACCTCCTCCTTGTCTTCTGACTCTTCCACCAACCTGCATAGTCCAAATCCAAGTGATGGTGGAGCAGATACACCCTTGGCACAGTCTGATGAGGAGGAAGATGGGGGTGATAGAGGAGCAGAGCCTGGAACCTGCAGCTAG
- the Dbndd2 gene encoding dysbindin domain-containing protein 2 isoform X1, with the protein MDPNPRATLERQQLRLRERQKFFEDILQPETEFVFPLSHLHLESQRPPIGSISSMEVNVDTLEQVELIDLGDQDGTDVFLPCEDPPPTPQTSGVDDHLEELSLPLPAPDRTTSRTSSLSSDSSTNLHSPNPSDGGADTPLAQSDEEEDGGDRGAEPGTCS; encoded by the exons ATGGACCCAAATCCTCGGGCAACCCTGGAGCGGCAACAGCTCCGCCTTCGGGAGAGGCAGAAATTCTTCGAGGACATTTTACAGCCAGAGACAGAATTTGTCTTCCCTCTGTCCCACCTGCATCTTGAGTCACAGAGGC CCCCCATAGGTAGTATCTCATCCATGGAAGTGAATGTAGACACACTGGAACAAGTAGAACTTATTGATCTCGGGGATCAGGATGGAACAGACGTGTTCTTGCCTTGTGAAGATCCTCCACCAACGCCCCAGACTTCTG GGGTGGATGACCATCTAGAGGAGCTGAGCCTGCCATTGCCAGCGCCAGACAGGACTACATCCCGGACCTCCTCCTTGTCTTCTGACTCTTCCACCAACCTGCATAGTCCAAATCCAAGTGATGGTGGAGCAGATACACCCTTGGCACAGTCTGATGAGGAGGAAGATGGGGGTGATAGAGGAGCAGAGCCTGGAACCTGCAGCTAG